In Humulus lupulus chromosome 7, drHumLupu1.1, whole genome shotgun sequence, the following are encoded in one genomic region:
- the LOC133789680 gene encoding uncharacterized protein LOC133789680 gives MRMLTWNVRGCGNKGKRKAIKELICKVNPDIIVLQEVKWALVDRSFIGSIWRSRFKAWIYQHPIGRSGGTLVVWDTRSVSVIDSLVGDFSISICVKAEGKDPWWFSGVYGPVAYGKRDSFWDELARLSIICEDKWYVGGDFNVVRRVEEKLSSTTNTRSMKLFDALIRELRLVDPKLQNGRYTWSNFRHKPICCRLDRFFHSPSWSNFYPFIRQEVWVRVVSDHSPVVLDSSPPSWGPSPFRFDNSWLEHKDFSRNFQEWWTSTKVQGWPGMNFMSKLAHTRDFIKKWSRQVFGERKLRKLFLERKLFELDRLEEGGSWNENLLLERSKVKEDWQQILFEEERSV, from the coding sequence ATGAGGATGCTTACTTGGAATGTGAGGGGTTGTGGCAATAAGGGCAAGCGAAAGGCGATTAAGGAATTGATCTGTAAAGTTAATCCAGACATCATTGTTCTTCAAGAGGTAAAATGGGCCTTGGTGGACCGAAGTTTCATAGGAAGTATTTGGAGATCGAGGTTTAAGGCGTGGATTTATCAGCATCCGATAGGTCGTTCAGGAGGCACCTTGGTTGTTTGGGATACGAGGAGTGTTTCTGTAATTGATTCTTTAGTCGGGGATTTTTCAATTTCAATTTGCGTGAAGGCTGAGGGGAAGGACCCCTGGTGGTTCTCAGGTGTTTACGGTCCTGTAGCCTATGGTAAGAGAGACAGTTTTTGGGATGAATTGGCTAGGTTAAGTATTATTTGTGAGGATAAATGGTATGTTGGGGGAGATTTCAATGTGGTCAGAAGAGTTGAGGAGAAATTGAGTAGTACTACTAATACTAGGAGCATGAAGTTGTTCGACGCATTGATTAGAGAATTAAGATTGGTTGACCCAAAGCTTCAGAATGGTCGCTATACTTGGTCAAACTTTAGACATAAGCCTATCTGCTGTAGACTGGACAGGTTTTTTCATTCTCCATCGTGGTCAAATTTTTATCCCTTCATTCGTCAGGAAGTCTGGGTTCGAGTAGTTTCTGATCATAGTCCGGTAGTGTTGGATTCTAGCCCTCCTTCTTGGGGTCCTTCTCCATTCAGATTTGATAATTCTTGGTTGGAGCATAAGGATTTCTCTCGTAACTTCCAGGAGTGGTGGACTTCAACCAAGGTGCAAGGTTGGCCGGGCATGAATTTTATGTCCAAGCTTGCTCATACTCGCGATTTTATTAAGAAGTGGAGTCGTCAGGTCTTTGGGGAGAGGAAACTGCGAAAACTTTTCTTGGAAAGGAAACTGTTTGAGTTGGATAGATTGGAGGAAGGGGGCTCGTGGAATGAGAATCTTCTTTTGGAACGCTCGAAGGTGAAGGAGGATTGGCAACAAATACTTTTTGAGGAAGAAAGAAGTGTTTAG